One stretch of Arachis hypogaea cultivar Tifrunner chromosome 20, arahy.Tifrunner.gnm2.J5K5, whole genome shotgun sequence DNA includes these proteins:
- the LOC140183071 gene encoding uncharacterized protein, with the protein MGATPFTERILRAKLPKGFDKPTDMKYDGTKDPQEHLTAFEARMNLEWATDAVLCRAFPVTLADPAIKWFNALPNGSITGFHDISQKFMAQFTTRITKAKNPISLLGIAQKQDESTRKYLDRFNDECLTVDGLTDSVASLCLTNGLMNEDFRKHLTTRPLWTMHEIQSITKEYINDE; encoded by the coding sequence ATGGGAGCTACTCCCTTTACCGAAAGAATCCTGAGAGCAAAACTCCCTAAGGGCTTCGACAAACCCACTGATATGAAGTACGACGGGACCAAGGATCCCCAGgaacacctaacggccttcgaggcaAGAATGAACTTGGAATGGGCTACCGACGCGGTCCTATGTAGGGCATTCCCAGTAACCCTAGCTGACCCCGCGATCAagtggttcaacgccctccctaACGGATCCATAACTGGCTTCCACGATATCTCGCAGAAATTCATGGCCCAATTCACCACCAGAATCACAAAAGCCAAGAATCCCATCAGCTTGTTGGGAATCGCCCAAAAACAGGATGAGTCTACGAGAAAATACCTCGATCGCTTTAACGACGAATGCCtaacggtcgacggactcacggattCAGTCGCAAGCCTTTGCCTAACTAATGGGCTCATGAACGAAGACTTCCGGAAGCACCTCACTACCAGACCATTATGGACCATGCACGAAATCCAGAGCATCACAAAAGAGTACATAAACGACGAATAG